In Papaver somniferum cultivar HN1 chromosome 1, ASM357369v1, whole genome shotgun sequence, a genomic segment contains:
- the LOC113322244 gene encoding major latex protein 146-like yields the protein MAHPHPISGLVGKLVTELEVNCDADKYYKIFKHHEDVPKAVPHMYTSVKVVEGHGITSGCVKEWGYLHEGKELIVKETTTYTDETRTIHHSAVGGHVTKIYKKFDATLVVNPKPSGHGSMVSWTIDYEKINEDSPVPIPYLALFHKLIEDLNSHLCASD from the exons ATGGCTCATCCCCATCCTATTTCAGGTCTAGTTGGGAAACTAGTGACTGAATTGGAGGTTAACTGCGACGCTGACAAGTATTACAAAATTTTTAAGCACCATGAAGATGTTCCAAAAGCAGTACCTCATATGTACACTAGCGTCAAAGTTGTCGAGGGACATGGAATTACTTCTGGTTGTGTCAAGGAATGGGGTTATCTTCATG AGGGAAAAGAACTGATTGTCAAGGAAACAACAACATACACTGATGAAACAAGGACGATACATCATAGCGCAGTAGGAGGACACGTGACGAAGATTTACAAGAAGTTTGATGCAACGCTTGTAGTCAATCCAAAGCCTAGTGGCCATGGAAGCATGGTGAGTTGGACTATTGATTATGAGAAAATTAACGAGGATTCTCCCGTTCCTATTCCATATCTAGCTCTCTTCCATAAGCTCATCGAGGACTTGAACTCTCACCTCTGCGCTTCTGATTAA
- the LOC113275077 gene encoding uncharacterized protein LOC113275077, with protein sequence MSRGTDGLFLSQRKYTLDILSETGLLGAKLATSPIDQHHRLALDSSQYRQHIGRLIYLTITRPELCYSVPVLDQFMQSPRVSHWEAALRVLRYLRGHPGQGIVLCKDSALQLISYCDSDWASCPLSLRSLTGYFIVEPPKLAAE encoded by the coding sequence atgTCTAGAGGAACTGATGGTCTATTTTTATCTCAACGAAAATACACATTGGATATTTTGTCTGAGACTGGACTTCTTGGAGCCAAACTAGCTACTTCACCAATCGATCAACATCATCGTTTAGCTCTTGATTCATCCCAGTATCGTCAGCATATTGGACGCTTAATTTATTTGACCATCACGCGTCCTGAATTGTGTTACTCGGTGCCTGTATTGGATCAATTTATGCAGTCTCCTAGGGTGTCTCATTGGGAAGCTGCTCTCCGAGTTCTTCGTTATCTAAGGGGTCATCCTGGCCAAGGGATTGTTTTATGCAAGGATAGTGCTCTTCAACTTATTTCTTATTGTGATTCTGATTGGGCCTCCTGCCCTCTTAGCCTTCGTTCGCTTACTGGTTACTTTATTGTAGAGCCCCCTAAGCTAGCTGCCGAGTAA
- the LOC113275068 gene encoding major latex protein 22-like translates to MADHHHTISGLVGKLVTELEVNCNPNEYYKIFKHHEDLPNAIPHIYRCVKAVEGGDITSEGKPLSFKERSTYDDESRTIHHSTVEEVLLDDYKKFDATLVVNPKANRNGSIVSWIVEYEMINEDSPVPISYLADFHNIIEDLNIHLCASD, encoded by the exons ATGGCTGATCACCACCATACCATTTCAGGTCTGGTTGGGAAACTAGTGACTGAATTGGAGGTTAACTGCAACCCTAACGAATATTACAAAATTTTCAAGCACCACGAAGACCTTCCAAACGCAATACCTCATATTTACAGATGCGTCAAAGCTGTTGAGGGAGGCGATATTACTTCTG AGGGTAAACCACTTTCTTTCAAGGAGAGAAGTACATATGACGATGAATCAAGGACGATACATCACAGTACAGTAGAAGAAGTATTGTTGGATGATTACAAGAAGTTCGACGCAACACTTGTGGTTAATCCAAAGGCTAACAGAAATGGAAGCATCGTAAGTTGGATAGTGGAATATGAGATGATTAATGAGGATTCTCCGGTTCCTATTTCTTATCTAGCTGACTTCCATAATATCATCGAAGACTTGAACATTCACCTCTGCGCTTCTGACTGA